In a genomic window of Pedobacter sp. KBS0701:
- a CDS encoding FecR family protein, with the protein MKTSEQLRILFKKHLDNTCSPEETQRLMNYFQLDEDREILKELIIGALETQDEYYENDFAIAKVLGKVDQDLFVQIKESAHAIPEDKNKVLKLWLKIAAVAAVLAVVYIGVYFFNNQPEKVVTVPTITVHDIKPGGYGATLTMANGRKVSLANVVSGEIGRESGIVITKSGDGKLVYEVDEKTSDPNASNTLSTARGETYQVRLPDGSLVYLNAASSLTYATSLIENGKRVVTLSGEGYFEVAKDKQHPFVVKTDRQEVEVLGTHFNISSYADDAVEKTTLLEGSVKLSASGNSKVLKPGQQAKLIAGKIQIGETDTDLAVAWKNNEFVVESEHIENIMKMIERWYNVEVVYMGEKTNQRFSGKVSRFDKLSKVLEIVESTGEAHFKVKGRTVYVSR; encoded by the coding sequence TTGAAAACATCTGAACAACTCCGTATACTCTTCAAAAAACACCTGGATAATACCTGTAGTCCCGAAGAAACCCAGCGTCTGATGAATTATTTTCAACTTGATGAAGACCGGGAAATATTGAAAGAGCTCATCATCGGCGCATTAGAAACCCAGGATGAGTACTATGAAAATGATTTTGCCATTGCAAAGGTACTGGGAAAGGTTGACCAGGATTTGTTTGTTCAGATTAAGGAATCAGCACATGCCATACCTGAAGATAAAAATAAAGTACTTAAACTTTGGTTAAAAATCGCTGCCGTTGCTGCCGTTTTGGCCGTAGTATACATAGGTGTTTATTTCTTCAATAACCAACCAGAAAAGGTTGTCACTGTTCCCACAATTACTGTACATGATATAAAACCAGGGGGATATGGTGCGACACTTACCATGGCAAATGGCAGGAAAGTCAGTTTAGCAAATGTGGTTAGTGGTGAAATAGGAAGAGAATCCGGAATAGTCATTACTAAATCAGGCGACGGCAAACTGGTATACGAAGTTGATGAAAAAACTTCTGATCCAAATGCTTCCAATACCCTGTCTACCGCCCGTGGGGAAACCTATCAGGTACGGTTGCCTGACGGATCGCTTGTCTATTTAAATGCTGCATCTAGTCTCACATACGCCACCTCCCTCATTGAAAACGGAAAGCGCGTAGTTACGCTTAGTGGTGAAGGATATTTTGAAGTAGCCAAGGATAAGCAACATCCATTTGTTGTAAAGACAGATCGGCAGGAAGTAGAAGTATTAGGAACTCATTTTAACATCAGCAGCTATGCCGATGACGCAGTAGAAAAAACAACCTTGTTAGAGGGAAGCGTGAAGTTATCTGCATCGGGTAATTCTAAAGTACTAAAGCCTGGGCAACAAGCGAAGCTGATCGCTGGTAAAATACAGATTGGTGAAACGGATACCGATCTGGCTGTTGCCTGGAAAAATAACGAATTTGTGGTGGAAAGTGAGCACATTGAAAACATCATGAAGATGATTGAGCGCTGGTATAACGTTGAAGTGGTTTACATGGGTGAAAAAACCAATCAGCGCTTCAGTGGTAAAGTATCGAGGTTTGATAAATTGTCTAAAGTTCTCGAAATCGTCGAGTCTACCGGAGAAGCACATTTTAAAGTTAAGGGCAGAACCGTATATGTATCCAGATAA
- a CDS encoding SusC/RagA family TonB-linked outer membrane protein, whose amino-acid sequence MYQKSRKFGMPNRLYLKLLLTMRLTIVIIIACLMQVSASSLAQKVTLTKSNASLRSVFKELNQQTGYNFFYADDLLENSIPVTINVKNAELPAVLKQIFAAQNLDFTIRNQTVVIKAGAKASLEVISGFVGDAKEHKPIPGVTVSIKGTKSAVQTDKNGKFTISIPAGAESLEFRFVGYKTVDVPISPNSNYTIYMEEEQLTLNETVITGMVDRKVNTYTGAAKTITAAELKAVSPVNVFAGIAALDPSFRIIPNNKIGGNINALPEITMRGQTSYPTLGSELVGNPNTPLFILDGFQVSLQAIVDLDMNQIASVTLLKDASATAMYGSRGGNGVMVVTTILPPRGKVEVSITNNLTLASPDLSVYHMLNSEEKLDFERRVGFLNSYRGQAINAERYKAMVSGVNTDWKSIPVQTGINNRTNLSLRGGDQSLTFNLTFSGNLLQGVMKGQDRKNYSGSFTLSYKTHQLTFQNNTIATQVISNDSPYGEFSQYLNLNPYWKPYDENGNVNQYLENINLGFGVAGSVVLNPLMDIKYNTINNRNKNFNLRNNTTVRYDFSKSLWFNGALGITKLNGTIDNFYSALDSRFNGIADLSARGSYSKDNSDAFTMDGTGSVNYNKNFGKHGVTVYAGFRLASTSLNSYNVSTQGFPFDRLDNILFAAQYLNSRPTGTESTINNLSYTGSANYSYDNRYFTDFTYTRDGSSAYGENNKFGNFWSAGLGWNINNEQFLKDSKTINLLRIRGSYGSTGTSVQDPYAAQFRYNLGTSTGYFGEVGAFPGALGNPNLSWQQVLKSNIGIASAFLDNRLTFNAEFYNEVTQNALTTVSLASSTGFPSYTENLGKIQNRGLQLDIGYTILSDPRKGLKWNVSVNAATNKSVLKEVSDKLKAFNAALNANNPNQTAENAQFIEGQSTTAIYAVRSLGIDPVTGQEVYLKADGTPTFVWDVNDKTYVGDTRPKWTGAINSNFLYAGFALNFSFNYNYGADLYNSTLLNRVEAVDARNNVDRRAYDLGWTGPGSLSPYRRITTSPTPTKLTSRFVQRDNNIQLSSINLSYQFKTAFVKKLGLQNLSVSATTNNLATFSSIEIERGTDNPFAREYTFGLSARF is encoded by the coding sequence ATGTATCAAAAATCAAGGAAATTTGGTATGCCTAATCGGCTGTACCTCAAATTATTGTTAACTATGCGCTTAACCATCGTGATCATAATAGCGTGCCTTATGCAGGTAAGTGCATCTAGCCTCGCTCAAAAAGTGACTTTAACCAAGTCAAATGCTTCACTTCGATCCGTTTTTAAGGAACTTAACCAACAGACAGGTTATAATTTTTTTTACGCGGACGACTTATTGGAAAATTCAATACCTGTAACCATCAATGTTAAAAATGCTGAATTGCCCGCTGTGCTTAAACAAATTTTTGCAGCGCAAAATCTGGATTTTACCATACGCAACCAGACGGTGGTGATTAAAGCAGGTGCAAAAGCTAGCCTGGAAGTCATTTCCGGTTTTGTTGGCGATGCCAAAGAACATAAGCCAATCCCAGGGGTTACGGTATCTATCAAGGGAACAAAATCTGCCGTCCAGACGGATAAAAATGGAAAATTTACCATCAGCATCCCGGCAGGTGCAGAATCTTTGGAGTTCAGGTTTGTAGGTTATAAGACCGTGGATGTACCTATCTCGCCCAATTCGAATTATACCATTTATATGGAGGAGGAGCAGTTGACACTAAATGAAACGGTAATCACTGGGATGGTCGACCGGAAGGTTAACACCTACACCGGAGCAGCCAAAACCATCACTGCAGCCGAGCTTAAGGCCGTGAGTCCCGTAAATGTATTTGCTGGCATTGCGGCCCTCGATCCTTCCTTCAGAATTATTCCCAATAATAAGATTGGGGGTAATATCAATGCGCTACCTGAAATTACCATGCGTGGGCAAACTTCTTACCCAACCCTGGGTTCAGAACTTGTTGGAAACCCCAATACACCATTATTTATTCTCGATGGATTCCAGGTTTCATTACAAGCAATCGTAGACCTCGACATGAATCAAATTGCATCAGTAACCTTGTTAAAAGATGCCTCTGCTACCGCAATGTATGGTTCTCGTGGGGGTAATGGTGTAATGGTTGTTACCACAATCTTGCCGCCGAGAGGAAAAGTGGAAGTTTCCATAACCAATAACTTAACATTAGCATCCCCTGATCTTTCTGTATACCACATGCTGAATTCAGAAGAAAAATTGGATTTTGAGCGTAGAGTAGGTTTTCTAAACAGTTATAGAGGACAAGCCATAAATGCAGAACGATATAAAGCAATGGTGAGCGGTGTGAATACGGATTGGAAATCTATTCCCGTTCAAACAGGGATAAACAACAGAACCAACCTTTCATTACGTGGGGGCGACCAGTCTTTGACTTTCAACCTTACTTTCAGCGGAAATCTGTTACAAGGCGTAATGAAAGGACAGGATAGAAAAAATTATTCGGGAAGTTTTACGCTAAGTTATAAAACCCATCAATTAACGTTCCAGAACAACACGATTGCAACACAGGTTATTTCTAATGACTCGCCCTATGGTGAATTTAGTCAGTACCTGAATTTGAATCCGTACTGGAAACCTTATGATGAAAATGGTAATGTAAACCAGTACCTGGAGAACATCAATTTGGGCTTCGGTGTAGCAGGTTCAGTTGTCTTAAACCCATTAATGGATATAAAGTACAATACTATCAACAACAGAAATAAAAACTTTAATTTAAGAAATAACACTACTGTACGTTACGACTTTAGTAAATCATTATGGTTCAATGGTGCATTGGGTATCACAAAATTGAACGGAACAATAGATAATTTCTATTCCGCTTTAGATAGCCGTTTCAATGGTATAGCAGATTTAAGTGCAAGAGGTTCCTATTCGAAAGACAACAGCGATGCCTTTACCATGGATGGAACCGGTTCTGTGAACTACAATAAGAATTTTGGAAAGCATGGCGTTACGGTATATGCAGGATTCAGGCTTGCCAGTACAAGCTTAAATTCATATAACGTATCAACACAGGGTTTCCCTTTTGATCGTCTGGACAATATCTTATTTGCAGCGCAATATTTAAACAGCAGGCCTACCGGGACGGAAAGCACAATTAACAATCTTTCCTATACCGGAAGTGCGAACTACTCTTATGATAACCGGTATTTTACCGATTTTACCTATACCAGAGACGGCTCTTCTGCTTATGGAGAGAATAATAAGTTTGGTAATTTCTGGTCTGCAGGTTTAGGATGGAACATCAATAATGAACAATTCCTTAAAGATAGCAAAACTATTAACCTGTTGAGGATTCGCGGTAGTTACGGTTCTACCGGTACATCTGTACAAGATCCTTACGCCGCACAATTCAGGTACAACCTGGGTACGTCTACTGGCTATTTTGGTGAAGTAGGTGCTTTTCCCGGTGCACTTGGAAACCCGAATTTAAGCTGGCAACAGGTATTGAAGTCTAACATTGGTATTGCTTCAGCATTTCTGGACAACCGTTTAACTTTTAATGCAGAATTTTATAACGAAGTAACGCAGAATGCGCTGACTACAGTTTCGCTGGCATCTAGTACAGGTTTCCCTTCGTACACTGAAAATTTAGGTAAAATTCAGAACAGGGGATTACAACTCGACATCGGTTATACCATCCTATCTGACCCTCGTAAAGGCTTAAAATGGAATGTTTCTGTCAATGCAGCCACTAATAAATCGGTGTTAAAAGAAGTTTCTGATAAACTCAAAGCCTTCAACGCTGCATTGAATGCGAATAATCCTAATCAAACAGCTGAAAATGCGCAGTTTATTGAAGGTCAATCGACAACGGCAATTTATGCGGTGAGGTCACTCGGCATTGATCCGGTTACCGGCCAGGAAGTTTACCTGAAAGCAGATGGTACGCCAACCTTTGTGTGGGATGTTAATGATAAAACCTATGTTGGCGATACACGCCCTAAATGGACAGGTGCCATTAATTCAAACTTCCTGTACGCAGGTTTTGCCTTAAATTTCAGTTTCAATTATAATTATGGTGCTGATCTGTATAACAGTACGTTATTAAACCGTGTGGAGGCCGTTGATGCGCGTAACAATGTAGACCGAAGAGCGTACGACCTGGGGTGGACTGGACCTGGAAGTTTGAGCCCATACCGTAGAATTACAACCTCTCCGACACCCACAAAGCTTACTTCACGTTTTGTTCAGCGCGATAATAACATTCAGCTCAGCTCAATTAATTTGAGTTATCAGTTCAAAACCGCATTTGTAAAAAAGTTAGGCTTGCAGAACCTAAGTGTTAGTGCCACAACGAACAACCTGGCTACCTTTAGCTCTATTGAAATAGAACGTGGTACAGATAATCCTTTTGCCAGAGAGTATACATTTGGTTTAAGTGCAAGATTTTAA